The DNA segment TGTACTGGTTCGTCGGCTACCGGGTGGTGTTGGGTGTGGTGGTGCTGATCCTGTTGTCCACCGGGGTGGTGGCCGCGCAATGACCGTGATCCTGCTGCGGCACGGCCGCTCGACGTCCAACACCGCGCACACCCTCGCCGGCCGCAGCGAGGGCGTCGACCTCGACGAACGGGGTGCCGAACAGGCGCGGGCCCTCGTCGGCCGCATCGGTGAGCTCCCGGTCAAGGCGATCGTGCGCTCACCGCTGCTGCGGTGCGAGCGCACCGTCGAACCGCTGGCCGCCGCGCTCGGGCTCGAACACGTCGTCGACGAACGCCTCACCGAGGTCGACTACGGCGCCTGGACCGGTCGCAAGATCGGCGACCTGGTCAAGGAACCGCTGTGGGCGGTGGTCCAGCAGCAGCCCAGCGCCGCGGTGTTCCCCGACGGCGAAGGCCTGGCGCAGGTGCAGGCCCGCGCCGTGGCGGCCGTCCGCGAACACGACCGCCGGCTGGCCGAGGAGCACGGCGGCGATGCGCTGTGGGTGGCGTGCAGCCACGGCGACGTCATCAAGGCGGTGCTGGCCGACGCCCTGGGCACGCACCTGGACAGTTTCCAGCGGATCACCGCCGATCCCGCGTCGATGAGCGTGATCCGGTACACGACGCTGCGCCCCTTCGTGGTGCACGTCAACCA comes from the Mycolicibacterium litorale genome and includes:
- a CDS encoding histidine phosphatase family protein, which codes for MTVILLRHGRSTSNTAHTLAGRSEGVDLDERGAEQARALVGRIGELPVKAIVRSPLLRCERTVEPLAAALGLEHVVDERLTEVDYGAWTGRKIGDLVKEPLWAVVQQQPSAAVFPDGEGLAQVQARAVAAVREHDRRLAEEHGGDALWVACSHGDVIKAVLADALGTHLDSFQRITADPASMSVIRYTTLRPFVVHVNHNGAELAAGLMPKPAPAEGQQDGPAEMPPEDAVVGGSTG